ACGAACCTTAcccaactttttatatttttatattgttaaattaCGTTATTgcccttaatatatattattaaccttaaGCTTAATTACTAAACCGAGTTCGAGCTTGAGTTTAAGTATAGAAATTGATAAACGAGCTTAATCGAGCTCAAGCTCGAGTAGTTCGATTATATCTTGAATCGATCTCGAGCTTAAAAATAGATGTTCGATCTAGCTCGAGTCAAATATCAAACTTCAAATTTTGAGTTGAGCTTGACATTCAAACTTGGCTCAGCTCGATTATACCCTTACTTTTACCCTTtcgtgataaaaaaatttatgtgaaTAAATCCTGCATAGGAGGCAAGGTTTTGAAATGTGACGAGGATCTTAATCTTTAAGAATGATTGCTTATTATTAGAAAGGAACATTTGGAGTTAGGTAATGTGGAActtgaatattttatttattttataaattaagtaaaaaggaaaatattaatttatatatatagtatatagaGTTAATTCATGTAAGTATAATTTAGTTTTTCATGTATAAACGTTATTGTAGAaaagtttattagtcaaattttTTCATGTATAAACGTTATTGTAGAAAAGTTTATTAGTCAAACTTGCTCCAAAAGCTTTATTGTTCAAAAGGTGGCTGATGCCTGATGGCGgctgtttttcttttttactttggtTTCTAATTCATTGAATGGGCAAAAGCAATTGGAAACAATAACTTGGTTTTAAGGATGCGTAAAAAttgtattaaatatttaatccTACCAATTACAGGATTTTGTTTGCCTAATCCTGGTCAATCATGGCACCGCCTCTAATACCCTTCTTATATAGCTTTGCTTTGTAGGATTTGATTCAAGAAGCAGCTTCTTTATAATCTCCCAACGGAATCATGACGAGCAAAATTGTTAACGACATCGCAAGGTCACTTCCAGAAGATATGTTGTCGGAAATTCTCAAGCATGCGGCGTCGAATTCTGCCGCTGATTTCGTCAATGCCAGGTTAAGTTGCAAGGCCTTTCGTGCTGCTTCGAATTACGATCAAATCTTCCAGAACGTTTCAATGGAGAAACTTAACTTCGTTCCATGGCGTAGAAGCGAGAAAGTTTTGCAAAAAAGATGCGAAGCTGCCCAAAACGCCGAAGCTTTATATAGGAAAGGAATGATGGATTGTTTTAGTCTAAGAGAATCTGAATTTGGTCTCCATTGTTTGAAGAAAGCGGCCGAGAAAGGTCACGTAGAAGCTATATATACTTACGGTATTATCTTGATTTGTTTCGGGGGTGAGCTAAGGGAACAAGGGCTTCGAATTATATCTTCTCTTGATCTCACGAATTCTAGCAAAAGAAGAACAAGAATCGTGACCAGTTGCCGTTTAAAAACCGAAAACTTTTTGAGCAATATGTGGGTGTACGCTGCATTGACCGAACCCACACGAATCAGCCGTAGTTGTGATGGTGACATTAGGGAAAGACCGAATCGTTCATGTACTTCTTCGGAAGGCCAAGCTTGGGAAGCAAGCAAAAACGTCGGCTATTGTTGCGATCCATGTTTTTGGGACGGTGAAGCAACTCTGTTTTGTAGTTTGCTTAggaaatatttaattaattagagtGCACGTAATCTATGCTATTTCTTCTGTTAATTGTAGATACCAAACAATATTCCAATTTGTGGCTCAGGtgatttcaatttattttggGCCGACAATGATTAAACAAGTTGCAactttgataatgataaatttaatattttcgtGGATTTTTTTCAACTTCAATTAAATTAGTTGTGCTACAGATTTGAGTGATGGTCCCTAGTCCCAATGGCTGCTACGCACGTGAATGATCCTTTTTGTCGTTGCAGTGAGAGATCCACTCAAAAGGGAAAAAATTATCTAGCCAACTATATCAAGGGACTGTTTGGGTAACAGACTTGTTTAGAGTAGCAGCAGCAAAGGGGAAAAAAACAAGCCCTTGTTGTTAAGTTGTTTGCAGTTAAAGCCTGTTTGGTGGTCTGAATGCGTATCTTCCACCTCAGTTCACAGCTGTTCTACAATTTAGATTCCAATAATCTGAGCAACGGATCGGACAGATAAGAGAGAGAATTTGAAACATGCCAATATAATGTGGGCCAAGTGCTTGTGTTTCTTGACATATCAAAATGagagatttcttttctttttgagatAGATGGGAGGAATTTTAGattatatttaatcaaataaaatgtAATGTACAGTTAATCCCATGTCCATAAACATGCCTGCTGAACCTGGATGTTTGTTTCCTGGAAAATTCTGAAGTTTTAGAGTTACAGGAGCCATAGTCCAAATCAAATTCAATCTTTCATCCTTGGGATCAATCTTTGGTACAATCAAATTCCCCAGGTTCTCACCCCAGACCAATCATAGCCCACAAATAAGGTTTacaatctaaagaaaaaaaaaataatgttccCAATTTCAGGCGGCCCTTGCAAGAACTTCGACCCTATCAGGCACATCTGCAGGGTCAATATAGAAACTACCCCTCCTGAAAGTCCTTGGCACGGTTACTGTCAAGACCCCATCTTCATATTTAGCTGATATTCCATCAGTATCTATGGAACCAGGCAGCCGGAATTTCCTCTTGAAGTCCATGGCTGGTTTTGTTGAGTCATCGATGGCCTCGGTCCTAATTATAAGATATCTTGAGTCCTCAACTTCCACTTTTATCTCCTCCTTCCTCACCCCTAATGTATAGTACAAAAAGAAAAACCATGGCATGAAACTAGTTTCTGGTACATAAATTAACAAGGTAAAGGAAAAGAagataatgaaaagaaaattttccaTGGCAGAGAGCTACCAGGAAGATCAGCAGAGTAAACGTGAGCCTCTGGGGTTTGAGTCCAATTAACATGGCTTTCAGGAAGAAGCTGGTTGGAGAAAAGGGCAGGAGATGGAAGGAGATAATGATACAAGGAAGAAAGTTGGTATGATGGGAAGGAAAACTCCATTTTTAGTGGGAGGTAACTTTTCTTGGCTGCCTGATGGATATATAGCCATCGGGGTTGGTTTTATAACGAGATAGGAACAGGGTTGTCTGCACTTTTGATAGGCCAAGTGGGCAAGTTGGGGGTCATGGAGGCATTTAATTGACGACCTTATTGGCTATTCAAAGGTTCAATCAAACTTTACAGTACTTTGTATAGTAAAAAGGTTGTTTTTGTAATGACAGACTTGATCTAGCATGGCATGGGCTGTCGAAAATGACATGTTACTTTCACCATACTTGCACATACTACTCCTGAGATTTTAAAAGGGAGAACTAAAATATTTGTTCGTGTACAGATTTCAAACCAAGTATTGAAGTATTCAGGCCCATGTAAGCATTAGGATTGGAACTTGGATGGTATCCACGTATGTATTGTAGGatgaaaaaggagaaaaagaaaaggaatagaAGCCACGATTCTCATTTCCTCACGAAACAGTCGTATTATTGCAGTCAAAATCATATATGCCATTGCTAATTCCCTAATGGTCTCAGATTGCTAATTCCCTAATGGTCTCAGATACTTTAGAAACAGTCTTATCAAAATCAAAGAAAACAGAAAACTGTCCGACTATAATAATGAAATTTACCACCAAGTTAAGCAGAATAATATCTGGTAGCTTCAGTCAGAGGAGGGACAAAAAGTT
The sequence above is drawn from the Gossypium hirsutum isolate 1008001.06 chromosome A05, Gossypium_hirsutum_v2.1, whole genome shotgun sequence genome and encodes:
- the LOC107960738 gene encoding putative F-box protein At1g67623; this translates as MTSKIVNDIARSLPEDMLSEILKHAASNSAADFVNARLSCKAFRAASNYDQIFQNVSMEKLNFVPWRRSEKVLQKRCEAAQNAEALYRKGMMDCFSLRESEFGLHCLKKAAEKGHVEAIYTYGIILICFGGELREQGLRIISSLDLTNSSKRRTRIVTSCRLKTENFLSNMWVYAALTEPTRISRSCDGDIRERPNRSCTSSEGQAWEASKNVGYCCDPCFWDGEATLFCSLLRKYLIN
- the LOC107958262 gene encoding 15.4 kDa class V heat shock protein; the encoded protein is MEFSFPSYQLSSLYHYLLPSPALFSNQLLPESHVNWTQTPEAHVYSADLPGVRKEEIKVEVEDSRYLIIRTEAIDDSTKPAMDFKRKFRLPGSIDTDGISAKYEDGVLTVTVPRTFRRGSFYIDPADVPDRVEVLARAA